TCACGATGGGCCCGGAATATGCCGGCTGGTCTGAAACGGGGTGGGTGAAGAACATCGTCGTACGCAACAATGTGATACGCGATGTCTGCCAGGACCAGGCGTCGTATGCCGAAAAAACGTATTACCCCGGTGCGCTTTCGATATTCCCTGCATTGCGCGCCAATCCCGATAAGCTTCCTGTGTCAGCGCATAATTCGAACATCGTCATACAGAGCAATGTCATCGACGGCGCAAGTACGGCGGCGATATACATCAACGGCGGACGGGACGTTGCTATCAGCGGCAACATCATACGCAACGTAAATCGCGTGAACGGAGAGAAAACGGCAAGCGAAGCGAATGCGCGTACCGATCATGCCATCGTTGTTTTCAATTCCATGAATGTTTCGGAGCGGGATAATACGTTCGGCCCCCCGGGGCCGTTCTCAAAGGGGAATTTCAAGGATTTCGGCTTCATCCGTGCCGAGAAAAAAGAGCGCGTCGCCGTGTCTTACGCTTTGCTTTCCGCCGAAGCGGACGCTGCTAACTGGAACGCGCTCAGTGTCGATACGATGAACAAGCGCGAGGGAGGCGTTTCGTTCAAATGGGAAAGAGCGAATGCAGGCGTGGCGCTGCAATCGGCGGCGCTTTCACGGAACGATTGGTCGGACTGCGATCATCTCTCGTTCTGGCTCTATGCGGAAAAGGATAATGGTGCGGCGATCGTCATCACGATCACATCACCGCAGAAGAGCGAACTGGATAATTATTATATGAAGAAGATCGTCACCGCGCAGGGCTGGCAGCAGATCACGATACGCTTCAAGGATCTCGAAGTGATGCGCTCGCCCAAGGGATGGTCGAACGTGAGCAAGATCGCCTTCAATCTGATAGGCTGGGGCGCGGTGAGAAAACCGGATACCGTCCTTTCCATTTCTGATATCCGTATCGGGTATGATCCTGCATTGCAATAAATCCAAGGAGCAGCTATGAATCGCACAGGAGCAATTTCTATCGGCATCGCGGGCATCGGCCGCGCGGGCTGGGGCATGCACTGCAATGAGCTCAAGGGGCGCGAAGGAAAATTCACCATCCGTGCGGCATGCGATATCGACGAGGCGCGGCTGGCGAAAATGAAAGAGCGATACAGCTGCGTGACATATACGAGCTTTGATGAGATGATAAATGATAAGAACATCGAGCTTATCGATATCGCCACGCTCTCGCCCGATCACACGCCGATGGCGCTCAAGGCGCTCGCCGCGGGGAAATATGTCTTCCTCGAAAAGCCCATTGCGCTCACGTACAAGGATGCGCTCAGGCTCAAAGCGGCATCGATGAAGTACAGAAAAAAACTTTATTGCCGTCATAATCGCCGGTTCGAAGCGCCGTTCGTGCATATCAGAGAGATCATCGCTTCCGGATTGCTTGGCGATGTCTACGAGATAAAGCTTCGCCGTCACGGTTATTCGCGGCGCGACGACTGGCAGACGCATATCGCATCCGGCGGCGGGCAGCTCAACAACTGGGGACCGCATATCATCGATCATGCGCTCCGCTTCCTCGAGTCGCCGGTCGCGACAATATGGGGTGATCTGAAAAAAGTGGCCGCTGTCGGCGATGCCGAGGATCATCTCAAGATAGTGCTCACCGGAAAGAACGGACGCATTGTCGATCTTGAGATAAGCGGCGGTGCGGCGATAATCGAGCCGGAATATATAATTTTCGGATCGAAGGGTGCGCTTACCTGTACCGGCAACGAGATCAGGATGAAATATCTCGACCCCGCGGTAACACTTCCCCCGCGAAAAGCTGTAAAAGCGTCTCCGCCCATGGAAGGAAGCTTCGGTAACCCCGATGTGCTCACGTGGAAAGAAGAGACGATACAGGCCTCGCCGGCTCAACCGAGCAATACCGACCACATCTGGGACCATCTCCATGCCTCCATTCGCGAAGGGAAGAAATTCCCGATAACGATGGACGAAGCGGTGGAGGTCGTTCGCGTAGCGGACATCGTAAAACGGGGAACGGCATTCACCGCGAAAAAATAGCGTTCCCCATACGCAGCGCCAGTGCAACGCTTGTCGCATCGCCTGCGGGACTTGCCGAATGCGATTATCGGTATATACTTACCACATCATTCCCGATACGGAGGAATACCATGAAAAAGCATACATGCATGCTCGCAGCATTGGCTGCACTTACCGTCTCCTCGCTGACGCTCGTATCATGCTCGTTCTTCGGCGCAAAGGTCACCGACGATACGGTGAAAAAATACTGCGCGGCATGGAAGAACCTGAAAGCGCTCGGTATCACCAAGGGCGAAATGCCGTCGGGCGTGAACGGATTGAAGCTGTTCGAAAAAGCGGTCAAGAGCGCCGGCTTCAAGGGCGTCCTCGAGTTCATGGGAATGCAGCAGAAGATCGGACAGGCGTTCATCGTGGTGAAAGCGGAGAAAGTGATGAACAATCCGAAGGCGACCGTTGCCGACTTTGACAAGCTGCTCGATGACCCGACCATACCGGAAGCAACGAAACGATCGATACGCGATGCGCTCAAAGCGGGCGGATCCGAGAAGAACCTCAAATATGCGAAGACCGCGTTCGATCTCCTCGCAAAAATGGTCGACAAGGAAACGCTTGCCGTGGTCCGGCGCAATGAGGCTGAATTGACGGCGGTCTTTTCCGAGAAATAGTTCAGGACAGACCGAGCTTCTTCATTTTCTGCCAGAGCGCCACGCGGCTGATGCCTATTTCCCGCGCGGCGGCGCTCCTGTTGCCCCCGTGCGCGGCGAGTATACGCACAATATCATCTTTGCTCACCAGTGAGCGCTTCGCCTCCCGGGGTTTCTGTTCCGGCGTGTGTTCGGCGGCGGATATCGATGGCGGGAGATCGAGCGCGTCAATGGATGCCCCTGCGGCGACAACGAACGCATACTCGATGGTATTTTCAAGCTCGCGCACATTACCCGGCCACGTATGTGCCATGAGCACGCGCATGGCGCGGGGTGTACACCCTTGTATGTTCTTACCCGAACGGGCGGCATGTTTCTTTATGAACGCATCGCATAAGAGCGGTATATCGTTCATGCGCGTACGCAGGGGCGGCATGTGTATCGGGAACACCGCAAGGCGATAGAAAAGGTCCTCACGGAAATTCCTTTGTGTAACGTACGCAGGGAGATCACGATTCGTCGCTGCTATGATGCGCATATCGACGGGAATGCTGTCGGTGCCGCCGACACGTTCGATCATCCGTTCCTGAATGACGCGAAGGAGCTTCACCTGCGTTGCCGGTGATATCTCACCGATCTCGTCGAGGAATATCGTGCCGCCGTGCGCAAGCTCGAATTTCCCTTTTTTATCCCGTATGGCGCCGGTGAATGCACCGTGTACGTGGCCGAAGAGCTCGCTTTCGAGGACGCTCTCGGCGAGCGATGCACAGGATACCGCCACGAACGGCGTGGTCCTTCGCGGCGAGCGGTCATGAATCGCCCGGGCAGCGAGCTCTTTGCCGGTACCGCTTTCCCCGGTTATGAGAACGTTCGCCATCGATTCTGCGGCAAGCGATATCTGGCGGAACACCGCATGCATTGCAGGCGCTTTTCCATAGATGCCGGAATATGACGACGGTGCATCGGCAACGGCGGTCTTCACCGACGTGCAGACGTTCACATCGCGTATATCGAGGACCATGATACGGCGGCGGCCGGCAACCGCATCGCTGTGGAGCATGACCGGGCAGAGATCGCCCTCTCGTATCATGAGATAGAAGCTCTTCGTGCCGGGTTCGTTTTCCTTCATGCAGTCGGCGAGATCGACCTCGCTTTCCGCGGACGGTGAAACGAAGTACCGCAGAATGCGATATGATCTTCCGACGGCATCGTCGCGGGCTATACCTGTCAGGAGCACCATCGCATCGTTCCAGCTCCGTATCGTCAATTGTTCATCAAGTGAATAAAAACCGAGCGTGGGAAAACCATCAAGCGCTCCGAATGATGATGCATCAGATGCGTTCATAGGGTATATCTCCATCAATGCTTAACGTAAAGCAAGTGCCGCGTGCATATGCCTTAACGTTAAGATAATATAATGCAACCGCAAATCAAGCGAAATTTCACCGTTTTATATGGCATACCGATTGCAATACTTAAGTAACAGATCATATGACCAAGGAGGTTATTATGTCGGTCACTGTATATTCAACTCCGAGCTGCGGTTATTGCACCATGGCGAAGAATTATCTGCGTTCCAAAGGCATTCCGTACACGGATGTTAACGTAGCCGCGGACCGTGCGAAGGCGGAAGAGATGGTACGCAAGACAAATCAATACGGCGTGCCGGTGCTTGAAATAAACGGGAGCATCGTCGTCGGTTTCGACAGGCCGCGCATCGATGCGCTCATAGGACGGTAGACATGGTCTCAATAATTGCAGCACGCTGCCCGCAGAACCATCCCTGTCCGTCGGTACATGTATGCCCGACGGGGGCGCTCACGCAGAAGGGTTATGGTCTGCCGGAGGTTGACGAAGAGAAATGTACCGACTGCGGACAATGCATATCGTTCTGCCCGCGCGGGGCTTTCAAACCGGCAGCGGCGGGGGTTCTGCGATGACCATGCGTATAATAAAAACCGCCGCGTTCATAGTCATCGGCGGCGTACTTGGATTTGCCTATTACAAACTCGTAGGCTGTCGGACGGGCACCTGTCCGATAACGTCCAATCCCTATATATCGATGATCTATGGGGCCGTTCTCGGCGGATTGGCAAGCGGGATCACAGCCCCATCATGAACGCAAAGACCTTATCGGAAAATCCGGGCAGGCCCTCGTGGCCGAAATCCGGATAGATGACAAGGTCTTTTTTCGAGGTGATGCGGTTATACGCGGCGAACTGCGTCGACGGCGGACAGACGGCATCCATGAGCCCCACGCCCATGAGCACTTCCGCTTTGATCCGCGGTGTGAGGAATTGCACGTCGATGTAGCCTAAGCGGGTGAATATCTCGTCCTCACGCTCATGGCGCGGATCGAAATTGCGGAAGAACGTCTTCAGTTCAGCGTACGCATTGGCGGCCTGGTCCATCTCCCATACGCGCTTGTAATCGCAAAGGAAGGGGAATGTCGGCGCTGCGCGTTTTACCCGCGGCTCAAGCGATGCGCATGCGAGCGTAAGTCCGCCGCCCTGCGAGCCGCCGAACACGCCCACGCGCTTCTCATCAACATCGTCCATGTTCATGACGATGCGTACGAGTTGTGCCGTATCGAGATAGATGGCGCGAAAGAGGAGCTTATCGGGACTGTCGTTAAGACCGCGTATGATGTGGCCGTTCTGCGTCGTGCCTTTGATGCCGCCGACATCCTCCGATCGTCCGCCCTGACCTCGGCAATCGAGCGCTGCGACCGTATAGCCCTGCCCGACATAGGCGAGCTTGTCGTGCCAGTCGCCGGAGCTGCCGCTGTATCCGTGAAAGAGGACAACAGCAGGATGCTTCTTGGCGGGGTTCTTCGGGCGCAGGAGCTTCGCGTATACGCGCGCGCCGAGCACACCGGTGAAATACATATCGAAGCATTCCGCGTTCGGTGCGGAGAATTCAGCCGGCTTCAATTCCACCTTTGGGTCGATAGCATGCATCTCGGCGAGCGATCTGTCCCAGAACTGATCGAGATCGTCCGGGCGCGGATTGCGGCCGGTGTATTTGTATAATTCGGGAAGCGGTTTGTCTATCAACGGCATGGTACACTCCTCGTAAGGATCGGGGTATGGTATCGTACTGGGATTTTTATGCAAGTGGTGGGCCTGCATAGTCTCCGGATAAGCATGTTGTTGACGAAGCCCCTGCATCGTGTATACTGTCCTGAAATTCTGACATTGGCGGTGAATATGTTTTCGACATTCCCGTTCAATAATCCCGGGTTCCAGTCATTTGCATGGGGCGTCATAAGCGCCATTTCACTGCCGCTCGGGACGCTCACCATCCTTGTCTGGAAGCCCGGGCCGAAAGCGGTCGCTTTCCTCATGGCGTTCGGCGGCGGGGCGCTTCTTTCCGCGCTGACGATAGATCTTGTCGGCGCGGCGATAAAAGCAGGGCATTTCATCCCATTGGCCATCGGCTGTGCCGGCGGCGGTGTGCTTTTTGAGGTCTTAAACCAGCTGCTCAATAAACAGGGCGGTTTTCTGCGTAAATCATCCACAACGCTGAATTATCTGAAAATAAAAAAGTCACGGCAATTCAAGCGCATATTCCGGGAATTGAGCCGCATCCCGATATTCCATGAGCTTCCCCCGGAAGAAATAAAGCTTTTAGCACCCTATATAACCGATTCACGATATCCGAAAGGTGTTTCAATATTCAAACAGGGGGAGAAAGGCGACAGCCTGTTCATCATCGAAAAGGGGATCGTGGATGTATGGGACGATAAGAGTAAGAAGCGAATATCGCGTCTTACTGATAACGATATCGTGGGCGAGATAGCGATCATTACCGGCGCGACAAGAACAGCCACGGCACGTACCGTGACCGATACGAACATGTGGGTGATACAGAAGACCGATTTTGAGAAGGTGCTGGCGCAGTCCCCGCGCTTATCCCAGGTCATGAAGGATCTTATACAGGGCCGGCTCAAGCGATTGGAAAAGGTCATGGCCATTGATCCGAAGAAAGCGCGCCGCTGGGCCGCAACGGTGATCAGGAACATCGATGAGCGGGCGATGCTGCCGACGAACCATGAGATACAAAAAGCTGCCGCGGAGAATAAAGGCGCACCGCTGGCGATATGGCTCGGGATACTGCTTGACGGAATACCGGAGTCGCTTGTCATCGGCGCGAGTCTCATCCATTCATCGATAAGCTTTTCCCTGATAGCCGGTCTTTTTCTGTCGAATTATCCGGAGGCGCTTTCCAGTTCCATGGGCATGAAGGAGCAGGGCAAATCGTTCCCGCGTATCCTGCTGATGTGGAGCTCGCTTGTGCTTATCACCGGCATCGGCGCATTTTTCGGGAACATGCTCTTCGCGCATACGCCGCACTTTCTTTTCGCCTTCATCGAAGGACTTGCTGCGGGGGCGATGCTCACGATGATAGCAGAAACGATGCTCCCGGAGGCGTTCCATAAGGGCGGGTCCATCATCGGCCTGGCGACACTGTTCGGCTTCCTCTCCGCGCTGTTCTTCAAGATGATATGAGGCGACGGGTTCAGGTCTTCTTCTTTTCCTTCTTCGCCGCAGGGAAAAGTATATTGTTGAGTATCAATCGATACCCCGGTGAATTTCTATGAAGCGAAAGGTCCGTCGGCGAATCCTCGATGTAGTGATTGGGGTCCTCAGGGTCATGCCCGCCGTAGAACGTGAAGCTCCCCTTCCCGAAATTGCCGTGCAGATATCTGACTGAATCGCTTTTCGGCGTATCGGCGAGAATGGTTATGCTGTCCTTGATATGCTTTCGGCGGAACGTTGATGTGATGCCGAAGAAACCGCGTATGACGCTTTCATGGTTCTGATTGAGCATTGCCGGCACGGGGTCGATCTTCGCCGAGAACGGGAAAAGCTCGAAATCGGTCATGGGGACGCGGTTGGGGGCGTTCACCCAGTTGAAATCGATATCGGAGAACGGGTTGAGATACGGCGTTTCATTGACGGTGAACCCCTCGAAGGCGAATGTCTTTTTATGATCGATCCTCTTTTCCCAGTCGGCGGTCTGCGGCGTGCCGTCTATCTCCGGCGGGATGAAATCCGTCCCGTACAGCGCAAGTGCTATGTCGATAGTTTCCACGGCGGCGCACATGGCGAACAGGAAACCGCCGTTGGCGACATAGTTCTGTATGCCGCGCGCGACCGCTCCCTTGTGTTCGCGCACCGATGCGAAGCCCGCTTCTTTCGCGAGCTTGGTGAAAAGCGACACCTGTTTCTGATACCAGGGGGCGGCGGCATGTGAGTAGAAGAATCGGCTGAACTGTCCCGTAAAATCCTCGTGATGCAGATGCAGCCAGTCGTATTCGGAAAGCTTCCCCAGGAGCACCTCCCTGTCCCAGAGCTTGGTGTACGGTATGTCGGCATAGACAAGCGCAAGCGTTACCGCATCATCCCACGGCGCCGTCCATTCGGGCGTATACACCGCGACCTTCGGCGCCTTCTCGAGCACGATGCGCTCCATGTTGTTCTGTTCCATCGTGCGGTATATCGCCGCGGCATCGCTTTCGGATATGCGCATGACGGCAATGCCGTTCACACGTGCTTTTGCATAAAATGCCGCAGATTCGCGGAAGAGGAACGCCCCCGCGCGATAATTGAGCAGCCACTCCGCCTTCTCGCCTGCGGCAAGCACGGTATAGGCGAGTCCATACGCTTTGAGATGATCGGTCTGCGCTTCGTCCATGGGGACGAGGAGATACTGCGGGTAGAGGGGGGAAAGAAGGAGAAGGAATGCAAAAACCATAGCCCAACATGCAGAAACAAAATCCATCAGCCCCGAACGCACGGGGTCTTGACCCCGTGTTCGATTGCCGCGTATCATGGCACACGAGGCCAAGGCCCCGTGCTCTTTCGCCATCATGTTATTTGCCCCGCAAACTGAATTCCAGCTATCGATCAACATGTCTACACCGACTACGCGGTTTATCCATCCTAATTCATCAATCCCGCGACGGCCGTTCCGATTAGCGTCGCATTCTCAACGGTGAGGATGTCATAATAGATGCCCTTCTTCTCCCGGAGATACGCACCGAGAAATCGCTCGGTCTTCTGTTTGAGACCCGCAAGGCGATGGAAAGTCGTCCCTTCGGCGGTTATGCCCACCGGCGCGAGCGGATCGGTGCCGGCCCCCGAGCGTATGACAACGGATGCGAGATTGATAGCAGTGATAGCAGCGGAACGCGAGACGAGCATGTCAAAGAGATGCCAGAGCGTACGCGCGTCGTCACCCATGACGAGGCGGGAGAGCGAATACTCTGTGTCATTGGGCATGCTGATAAAGTCATTGATGTCCTTCGTTTCGAGAGCGGTGAGCGATGAAAGAAGCGTGGCCGCGGCGGGAGAGAACAATCCCTCGCGGCATGCGGCATGCACGGCAAGAAGGGCGAGCGGCCCGAGATAGCGCCCGGACACTATCTTCTCAAGTCGATAATTCCCTTTGTCCTGCGTCGTCGCATCGAGCGCATCATCGAGATCACCATGCGGGAGCACGTTCATACCGCCCATCTCGATATTGATGCACTGCGAACGCTTTGCATCGAGACCTTTGACCTTGGTGATATTCCTGTTCGCTTCTACATAGCTCGTATTGGTGCCGGTACCAAGAATGAAGCCGATATAGCTCCCGTACTGACGCGCACCGGAGACCGAACGCCCGGCAAGAAGGGTTGCGACCGTATCATTGAGTATGACGATGTTCTTTTTCGACGCCCCGTTCGCGGCGAGCGCGGCCGTAAGCCCCTCGCCGATGAAACTCCCCTCTACCGCTTTTGCTTTTACTTCCTTCGTCCAATGCATGAGCTTGCCGTCCTTCGACGGGAACATCTCGACGGGGTAGGAGAAGCAGAAACTGATGGAATCGGAAACATCGGCCACCGCGCGGACATGGGCGGACATGGCAGCGTAGAATTCATCCTTGGCAAGCTCACGCTCGATACCCGGCATGCGATGCGTGGTGAAATTCTCCACCACCGGATTCCTCGATGCATCGAATCGCACCGTTGATACGCGGAAATTCGTACCGCCCGCATCGAGCACTATGACCTTCTTGTCGACAGGGAGTTCATGCTCGGTATCGACCTCGATATAGGTCGGTATCATCTTAAGCGAGCTTTTCTTCCCGGCAAGACCGTTCTCCATCTCGGAGCAGAACCGCTTCGTCCATGTATCGATATCGATATCACGATAGTTCGCGCCGTGCCTCGTGAGGAATCGCGATACACGCGTTTCAGGCGTAACGGATTTCGCTTTCGTCGTCGCACGTGCTTTCTTTGCCGGTCGTTTCTTCATTATCCTGCTCCGAATGGAAGTGCAAGAACAATATCATTGAAAAGATGCTTCGTCAACAACCGCGTGTATGGAGAGCTGTGCGATCAGAGAACAAGGGCTCATGAGCCCTTGTTCTTCAAACCGGGGCAGGGCAATAAAAAAGGCAGGGCATATGCCCCGCCTTTTTTCATTCGTTCGGTGTTCGATCAATGCGCTTCGACGAGCTTGTCCTTCTTGATGAACGACATCATATCGCGGAGCTTCTTGCCCACGGTCTCGATGTCATGCTTCTGATACTTCTCGCGCAGTTTCTTGAATTCCGGATAACCCTTGTCGCATTCCTCGATCCACTGCTTCGCGAACGCGCCGCTTTGGATCTCTTTCAACACCTTGCGCATCTCATCCTTCGTTTTCTCGTTGATGATACGCGGACCGATCTTGTATCCGCCGTACTCGGCCGTGTCGGACACAGAGTAGTACATATCGGCGATGCCGCCGGCATAGATAAGGTCGACGATGAGCTTCGTTTCATGGAGGCATTCGAAATACGCCATTTCCGGGGCATAGCCGGCTTCAACGAGGGTCTCATAGCCCTTGATGATAAGGTCGGCAAGACCGCCGCAGAGCACGACTTGTTCGCCGAAAAGGTCGGTCTCGGTCTCTTCCTTGAACGATGTTTCGATGACGCCGGCGCGCGTTCCGCCCAGTCCCTTCGCGTATGCAAGGGCGATATCCTTTGCCTTGCCGCTCGCGTCCTTTTCAATGGCGATAAGACACGGTATGCCCGAGCCGTTGACGTATTCGCGGCGAAGCGTGTGTCCCGGACCCTTGGGGGCTATCATGATGACATCGACGCCGTCCGGGGCAGCGATGCGTTTGAAGTGGATATTGAATCCGTGCGAGAAGCCGATGGACTTGCCCGGCTTCATATGCTGTTTGATCTCGGCTTCATAGACCTTTTTCTGCACCTGGTCGGGAAGGAGTATGTGTATTATGTCCGCTTTCGAAGCGGCATCGGACGCGCTCATCGGCGAAAAGCCGTCTTTTTTGGCCCGCTCGAAGTTGGGCGTGCCGGCGACCTCGGCGATGATGACGGTGAGGCCGGAATCGCGGAGGTTCTGCGCCTGCGCATGACCCTGTGAGCCGTAGCCGATTATCGCAATGGTCTTACCTTTGAGTATGTCAAGGTTGGCATCATTGTCGTAATAGATCTTCATGGTATCTCCTTTGGAATGGATAATAGGGGCGTCATTCTATATGGAACAGCCGAAATGTCAATCCAGCGCCCCTAGAACAGATGCATATATGCTCGCTCAATCCTTGATTTCATGGAACAACACTGTATAATAGTGATATCCGCCCAGGTCGTGTACCACAGAGAATACGCCGAAGAAAGCGAGACGTTCCCCTATGCGTTATATCGTCAATCTCCTCGAAGATATCGTCGAAAAATGCACGGATGAGTACCTCAAGGATGCCGGTGTCTCCGTAGATTCAAGCGTTAAATACGATATCATCGTATACACGCTCAACAAACTGCTTCCGCAGTACGTAGTAAGCGCGCGCGGCAAGCTCCATTCGATAAAGAACAACGAGAACGTACAGCACATCGCCGATATCTATCACTGCATACACGAAGGGTATGAGGTCGTACAGAAACGGCGCGGGTATTCGACGCGCGAGACGCTCCCGATAATCCCCGAAGACGGGCTCTATTGTGTGTACCCCGAGGTCATGGGCACCGTGTTCAACGGGAAAAGCTTCATGCGCCTTTCACGCGGCACGGTGAGCATGCTCGAGAACGAGGACCTCATCGCCCCCTACAACGGGAATTTCCCGAACCCCTATTCGATATCGGAAAAAACGAGCGGCCGCTACATGTTCCGGTTCAAGCCCAGGCGCGTGTACACCGAAGCGCTTGTCATGGCGGTGCTCACGCTTCGTATCGAAAGCCACGGGTTCGAACCGCATATCTCGCATGTGAAACTGCCGATAAGCCCGGTGCAATGCACGCGCAGCGAAGTGCCGGGGTTCACCACGCATATCGTCAACGATATCTATCTCACGGACTGATATGGCTTCACGGGGCGTCTATACCGAACGGATCACCGGCGTACAGAAGATCGGCGATGATTACCGTGTGATCACATTCAATGATGCGCCACTCGCGAGAACGGTAAAACCGGGGATGTTCTTCACCGCAGCATGCGGCGGGGGCACGGTGCTCCGCCGGCCGTTCGCCTTCATGGATGTTTCCGGCGATGAGATACGTGCACTGTACCGCATCGTCGGCACGGGTACGGAGAACCTCGCGAGGCTCTCCGTCGGCGATACGCTTTCCATCGTCGCACCGCTCGGCACGCCATTTCCCCTGCCGACAAAGGACAGGCGCACGATACTGGTCACCGGCGGTGTCGGCACGCCGCCGATGTATCTCCTTGCGAAACATCTGTCACCGCGTCATGAGGTGCATGTGTTCATCGGCGCTTCAACGCGCTCGCACCTGCTCTTCGCCGAGCAGTTCAGGAAGATAACCCCGCATGTGTTCTGTGCCACCGACGACGGGAGCTACGGCGAAAAGGGCACGGTCGTCGATCTGCTCAGGAAGAAATTCTCCCTCCCGCTCATGAGCGCGCTCGTGTATGCCTGCGGGCCCAAGCCCATGCTCCGCGCGCTTGCCGACTTTCTCGCCGTCAATAAGCTCACCGGCTATTTCTCGCTTGAAGCGCTCATGGGCTGCGGCTACGGCGTCTGCCTCGGCTGTGCGGTGACGACCAAGGACGGCTATAAGCTCTGCTGTTCCGACGGCCCGGTGTTCAAAGCGGATGAAGTGATATTCTAGCGCGCCTCGATCGCCCCTGCGGTCGGGCGTGACGAACGCTTCTTTCCGAAAAAATCATGTGCTGCGCGGTATCGGACGTCGTTCGTACGTACATGATCATCGGGCACCGTTGACGGTGTCTGCGATGCTATCGTATAGACATCGCCGTTCACGGTTATCGCGCTGCCGCCTTCCCGCGTGAGCGTGCTCCCGGCATCCTTGCCCTGTGCACGCCATTCCTCGAACGTGAACGACTCCTTACGCACACCGAAAAGCCATGGCGCGTTCTGTGAAAGCGAATATACGTTGTTCTCCGGATGGAAGGAGCGATATTTCTCCGTTCCCTGATCAGCATTCTGGAACACCATCGATATCGGGTTCGATGCGACGACAAGCGAATTGATGATATACGCGGGGCCGGTAAAATCCCAGAGCTTGTAATGGATGTTCGCTGTCGGCGTATCGTAGATCCAGGTGTTATGCAGGAACACCTGCCGCCACGTGTGATGATAATCGCCGTGGAACACGTTGAAGAAAATGTTGTTCACCCACACGATAGCGTCATCGGACGTGCCGG
The sequence above is a segment of the Spirochaetota bacterium genome. Coding sequences within it:
- a CDS encoding Gfo/Idh/MocA family oxidoreductase; this translates as MNRTGAISIGIAGIGRAGWGMHCNELKGREGKFTIRAACDIDEARLAKMKERYSCVTYTSFDEMINDKNIELIDIATLSPDHTPMALKALAAGKYVFLEKPIALTYKDALRLKAASMKYRKKLYCRHNRRFEAPFVHIREIIASGLLGDVYEIKLRRHGYSRRDDWQTHIASGGGQLNNWGPHIIDHALRFLESPVATIWGDLKKVAAVGDAEDHLKIVLTGKNGRIVDLEISGGAAIIEPEYIIFGSKGALTCTGNEIRMKYLDPAVTLPPRKAVKASPPMEGSFGNPDVLTWKEETIQASPAQPSNTDHIWDHLHASIREGKKFPITMDEAVEVVRVADIVKRGTAFTAKK
- a CDS encoding sigma 54-interacting transcriptional regulator, with product MNASDASSFGALDGFPTLGFYSLDEQLTIRSWNDAMVLLTGIARDDAVGRSYRILRYFVSPSAESEVDLADCMKENEPGTKSFYLMIREGDLCPVMLHSDAVAGRRRIMVLDIRDVNVCTSVKTAVADAPSSYSGIYGKAPAMHAVFRQISLAAESMANVLITGESGTGKELAARAIHDRSPRRTTPFVAVSCASLAESVLESELFGHVHGAFTGAIRDKKGKFELAHGGTIFLDEIGEISPATQVKLLRVIQERMIERVGGTDSIPVDMRIIAATNRDLPAYVTQRNFREDLFYRLAVFPIHMPPLRTRMNDIPLLCDAFIKKHAARSGKNIQGCTPRAMRVLMAHTWPGNVRELENTIEYAFVVAAGASIDALDLPPSISAAEHTPEQKPREAKRSLVSKDDIVRILAAHGGNRSAAAREIGISRVALWQKMKKLGLS
- a CDS encoding glutaredoxin domain-containing protein, whose protein sequence is MSVTVYSTPSCGYCTMAKNYLRSKGIPYTDVNVAADRAKAEEMVRKTNQYGVPVLEINGSIVVGFDRPRIDALIGR
- a CDS encoding 4Fe-4S binding protein, whose product is MVSIIAARCPQNHPCPSVHVCPTGALTQKGYGLPEVDEEKCTDCGQCISFCPRGAFKPAAAGVLR
- a CDS encoding DUF6132 family protein, with protein sequence MRIIKTAAFIVIGGVLGFAYYKLVGCRTGTCPITSNPYISMIYGAVLGGLASGITAPS
- a CDS encoding alpha/beta fold hydrolase, whose translation is MPLIDKPLPELYKYTGRNPRPDDLDQFWDRSLAEMHAIDPKVELKPAEFSAPNAECFDMYFTGVLGARVYAKLLRPKNPAKKHPAVVLFHGYSGSSGDWHDKLAYVGQGYTVAALDCRGQGGRSEDVGGIKGTTQNGHIIRGLNDSPDKLLFRAIYLDTAQLVRIVMNMDDVDEKRVGVFGGSQGGGLTLACASLEPRVKRAAPTFPFLCDYKRVWEMDQAANAYAELKTFFRNFDPRHEREDEIFTRLGYIDVQFLTPRIKAEVLMGVGLMDAVCPPSTQFAAYNRITSKKDLVIYPDFGHEGLPGFSDKVFAFMMGL
- a CDS encoding cyclic nucleotide-binding domain-containing protein, yielding MFSTFPFNNPGFQSFAWGVISAISLPLGTLTILVWKPGPKAVAFLMAFGGGALLSALTIDLVGAAIKAGHFIPLAIGCAGGGVLFEVLNQLLNKQGGFLRKSSTTLNYLKIKKSRQFKRIFRELSRIPIFHELPPEEIKLLAPYITDSRYPKGVSIFKQGEKGDSLFIIEKGIVDVWDDKSKKRISRLTDNDIVGEIAIITGATRTATARTVTDTNMWVIQKTDFEKVLAQSPRLSQVMKDLIQGRLKRLEKVMAIDPKKARRWAATVIRNIDERAMLPTNHEIQKAAAENKGAPLAIWLGILLDGIPESLVIGASLIHSSISFSLIAGLFLSNYPEALSSSMGMKEQGKSFPRILLMWSSLVLITGIGAFFGNMLFAHTPHFLFAFIEGLAAGAMLTMIAETMLPEAFHKGGSIIGLATLFGFLSALFFKMI
- a CDS encoding asparagine synthetase B codes for the protein MVFAFLLLLSPLYPQYLLVPMDEAQTDHLKAYGLAYTVLAAGEKAEWLLNYRAGAFLFRESAAFYAKARVNGIAVMRISESDAAAIYRTMEQNNMERIVLEKAPKVAVYTPEWTAPWDDAVTLALVYADIPYTKLWDREVLLGKLSEYDWLHLHHEDFTGQFSRFFYSHAAAPWYQKQVSLFTKLAKEAGFASVREHKGAVARGIQNYVANGGFLFAMCAAVETIDIALALYGTDFIPPEIDGTPQTADWEKRIDHKKTFAFEGFTVNETPYLNPFSDIDFNWVNAPNRVPMTDFELFPFSAKIDPVPAMLNQNHESVIRGFFGITSTFRRKHIKDSITILADTPKSDSVRYLHGNFGKGSFTFYGGHDPEDPNHYIEDSPTDLSLHRNSPGYRLILNNILFPAAKKEKKKT